The nucleotide sequence AGTCTTGAGTTTAATTTGAACATTAGAAATCATTCCTGTCAAAGTCCATCTCACATCCACCTTGTTGTAAAACAAAAGGGCTGTTATTAAATGAAGCCATTTCAGAGTTGTGGTGTCTGTCCATCCCAGTATTGCAGAGAGACAAGGGATGAAGCGTGGCTGGCTCACATACACTGACCTCAGTGTCCTCCTGGAGCAGTCTGCATGGAGACAAAGCCTGATGGCCATCTACCAGCACTTTGCCAAGGTGAGAAGGTTCAAGTCAGAGTGGGCAGGAGGGCTGAGTCCTCCTGTGTTGCTCTTATGTGTTTATGCTTGCAAGTCCTGAAGTAAATGATGAGGTTAGGAATGTGTGTGACCTGAGAAACTGTGTTTTTTAGGTGTCCTGCATGCTCGGTCTGGTCTACCTGACCAGTGTTGCTGGCCTTTTTGCCACCAGCGCTGTCCTGCACCAGCTCAGTGTCTCCAGGAGCAGCCATGCCTTGTTTCCAGCTGAAGTCAGCGTGGCCCACCTTCAGACCTCCAGCCTGGACCCAGAAGCTCCTGCTGCAGCCCACCACATCCCCTGTTGTGTTCTGGCCAACAAGAGTCTGAACCGCCACACCGGTGCACTTCACGTTAACCACCACGGGCACAGCGCCCTAGCCGCGTCCTCCCAGATGTCTATTCTATGTCTCTGGGGCTCGCTGCTCGCCTCAGTTGGTCACATTCACCCTGAAACCACATCTGAAACCTGGTCTGCTGCCTCGATCTTGTGTCCTGGTTGTCTCGCAACCCTCGCGCCACTTCAGTGTGGAATTAGGAACACCTCAGCACTCTTCAGTCATCACAGTCACCTCGATACCCATGAGCACCGCTCACCCTGGGTGCTTGGTGGTGTGGAACAAGGTCTGAACTCTCAACTAGGAGGGCTTTTCCCTGTGCCGCTGGGAACCTGCAGCCCATCCTCCATGTTACCACTAGATAAAGGCAAAAATCTGCTTGTGCCTGGTTAGAACACAGCGTTGTTCAATGCTGTCATCCTGTGGAGAATAAACCAGCACTGGTACTCTggctcctctgcagcttcaagtcacattttgtttttgtttttttctccataCCTGCTTCGGGTGACTTCAATAACACATCACAGGGTGGAAATGCACTTACACCATGAAATAACCTTTGGTTAGTTTGCCATAAATAACACATGAACGTGCTTAATGACCTGCTTAATGTTTGACATTTTACTTGATGACCCCAGGAAATATAAAGCAATACCCACCCACCCCCGCACCCCCAAGTCATGATATTGGTAGTTACATGTTGTAACATTTATCACTAAGTTCAGGTGTGTGGGAGTTTGTTGCCATTGGCTTGTGTTGAGTTGCTATGTCAACACTGTGCAGATGCTTGTTGCCTAGCGGGTTTAAGAAAGTGTAGAGATTTAGCAACATATCGCAGTTTGGTTTTGCACTGTTTTTGCACTTGAAGTGTACGTGAGAAGGGACTTGACGGGTTACTATGTGAAGTGTGCTTTTCTCCATATTGTGCTTAGTGTTTAAAATTGGAGGATTCTTTAAGACATTTGAAGCTATAGCACTGCTTTTTGTTAAACCAAATGACCTCCTTGTTCTTTTAGAGGGAGCCTCTTGAGTGAAAACAGCTAGTTTAAAAGCTGACCGTCTTCATCCTTCAGTTTAACCATAGTTGGTGACTGAATTGGAAAGTGCAACTGTTGAAATTTAAGCAGGTTTTGTTTTCCTTATTTACCTTTGTGTCactaacagtggtgggcacagttccgctaagcaCTAATTGTCTAAGTTaacgtttttgttagcggattagcttttcagataactttgaa is from Thalassophryne amazonica chromosome 1, fThaAma1.1, whole genome shotgun sequence and encodes:
- the cnppd1 gene encoding protein CNPPD1; protein product: MDFDALFNERTFQFSDFQEFTFLPGHQKLSERVRKRLYYGLDKDISLDALSCPVTDIAVEIFQNSAPSPIRKLQKKYAAHVAREACISPCAMMLALVYIERLRHRNPEYLQKISSSDLFLISMMVASKYLYDEGEEEEVFNDEWGAAGQLDVQNINSLEMDFLNAIEWSLFTEPSDFFDILSQLESSIAERQGMKRGWLTYTDLSVLLEQSAWRQSLMAIYQHFAKVSCMLGLVYLTSVAGLFATSAVLHQLSVSRSSHALFPAEVSVAHLQTSSLDPEAPAAAHHIPCCVLANKSLNRHTGALHVNHHGHSALAASSQMSILCLWGSLLASVGHIHPETTSETWSAASILCPGCLATLAPLQCGIRNTSALFSHHSHLDTHEHRSPWVLGGVEQGLNSQLGGLFPVPLGTCSPSSMLPLDKGKNLLVPG